Proteins from a single region of Bacteroidota bacterium:
- a CDS encoding nicotinamide mononucleotide transporter — MDFQLSDCLHDSFLLMTIPEIIAVVTGILSVWFARKESILVYPVGIISVLLYVYICFEVKLYADGLINAYYFVVSVYGWYYWKFGGKVSRQDNKPVAQELDAPYVFETADPISKESKISWNRKAENVYYLAGTTFLALLFGYILNEHTDSVVAYWDGATTAVFFIAMLLMARKKIENWIYWIAGDMVCIPLFFSKGLCLSSIQYLIFTVIAIAGLIAWIKKYNTLKAAK; from the coding sequence ATGGACTTTCAACTGAGCGACTGCCTGCATGATTCTTTTTTATTGATGACCATTCCTGAAATAATTGCAGTGGTTACCGGAATATTGAGTGTGTGGTTTGCCCGAAAAGAAAGTATCCTGGTTTATCCTGTAGGCATCATCTCCGTTTTGTTATATGTATATATTTGTTTTGAAGTAAAACTATATGCCGACGGTTTAATAAATGCCTATTATTTTGTTGTAAGTGTTTATGGATGGTATTACTGGAAGTTTGGCGGAAAAGTTTCAAGACAGGATAATAAACCGGTGGCTCAGGAACTCGATGCACCATACGTTTTTGAAACAGCAGACCCTATTTCTAAAGAATCAAAAATCAGTTGGAACCGCAAAGCAGAAAATGTGTATTATTTAGCCGGAACTACTTTTTTGGCTTTGTTATTTGGATATATTCTGAATGAACATACCGATTCGGTTGTTGCTTATTGGGATGGTGCTACAACAGCAGTATTTTTTATTGCCATGTTGTTGATGGCCAGAAAAAAAATTGAAAACTGGATTTATTGGATTGCAGGAGATATGGTTTGTATTCCTTTATTTTTTTCGAAAGGATTATGCCTAAGTTCAATACAGTACCTTATTTTTACAGTTATAGCCATTGCAGGATTAATTGCATGGATAAAAAAATATAACACCTTAAAAGCGGCAAAATGA
- a CDS encoding DUF4197 domain-containing protein, translating to MKKIHYLFLVPFAASTVFMSCEDINLGDLLSDGDVASALREALSVGTDTAITHGSALDGYLNNADIKILFPEEAGIVQTVVGAIPGGDLLIDGFVTSLNHAAEDAADEAKPILKDAITNITFDDALSILNGVDTAATNYLRIQTFTDLYSAFKPDIQNSLEGVGAQQAWEDVIDLYNTIPLVEDVNTDLADYATNKGLDGLFILLGQEEINIRTDVEHQVTDLLQQVFGN from the coding sequence ATGAAAAAAATCCACTATTTATTTTTAGTTCCTTTTGCCGCTTCAACCGTTTTTATGTCGTGTGAAGACATTAACCTCGGCGATTTATTATCCGATGGCGACGTAGCTTCTGCATTACGCGAAGCGCTTTCAGTTGGAACAGATACTGCCATTACACATGGTTCGGCACTTGATGGTTATTTAAATAATGCTGATATTAAAATACTTTTCCCTGAAGAAGCAGGTATCGTACAAACCGTTGTTGGCGCTATTCCCGGTGGTGATTTATTGATTGATGGATTTGTTACCTCACTCAACCATGCCGCTGAAGATGCTGCTGATGAAGCAAAACCAATTTTAAAAGATGCCATCACCAATATTACTTTCGATGATGCACTTTCTATCCTTAACGGCGTTGATACTGCTGCTACAAATTATTTGCGTATTCAAACATTTACCGATTTATACAGCGCTTTTAAACCCGATATTCAAAATTCACTGGAAGGTGTTGGCGCACAACAAGCATGGGAAGATGTTATTGACTTATATAATACCATTCCTTTAGTGGAAGATGTAAATACCGATTTAGCTGATTATGCTACAAACAAAGGTCTTGATGGCTTATTTATCCTGCTTGGTCAGGAAGAAATAAATATCAGAACCGATGTTGAACATCAGGTAACTGATTTATTACAACAGGTTTTTGGTAACTAA
- a CDS encoding transglycosylase domain-containing protein, with protein sequence MLKPFQPIYHKLIGKHVHTLETVYPYPVKLIRIALRSAGAVALGLFVLYISILLGAFGLVPGKSELKAINNYTASEVYSQDSVLLGKYFIQNRTNAEFEDLPDHLINALVSTEDARFYEHKGVDFVSFIRVLILSIILNDDSGGGSTITQQLAKNLYQRKDYGPLTMPVNKFREMILAGRLEDVYTKNEILTLYFNTVPFGEDCYGIEAGTLRFFNCKPAQLTIEQSAVLVGLLKANTTYNPRLHPDESMIRRNTVLNLMVAHENQYLTQASADSLKKLPLELNYRRESASEGLAPYFREFLKGELEKWAEANPKEDGSKWDIYKDGLKIYTSINGKLQQYAEEGMQEHMTYLQKQFDKSWGKTEPWKNSKADVVAAARKRSSRYQGLKDQGYSDKGITKIFDEPVETSVFTWAGQTDTTMTPNDSLKHHLMFMQTGFMAMEPKTGYVLVWVGGIDHHFFKYDHVTSKRQVGSTFKPIVYATAIEQGISPCEYFPNKKITYEQYKWTPGNSDGEYGGYYSMMGGLTHSVNTIAAGIIMKTGVGPVVDEARKMGITSDLPKVPSIALGTPSISLQEMVTAYGCFANRGLRADPQYLVRIETAQGEILFEHEDIKKTRALSQETADLMIQIMKSVVNNGTASRLRGTYGLGMDLAGKTGTTQNNTDGWFIGYNSRIVAGAWVGAEDPGIRWRSTAMGQGAATALPIFGKFMYKSSHDPKTRKYVTGGFTAAPDSVMANLNCAMWIPDSINTDSLGFFPKIIGNIKEFLNKTGQDSLIEKYPGAEE encoded by the coding sequence GTGCTCAAACCTTTTCAGCCGATTTACCATAAACTTATTGGCAAACATGTCCATACCCTGGAAACGGTTTACCCCTACCCTGTTAAACTCATTCGAATTGCCTTACGCTCAGCAGGTGCTGTGGCTTTGGGGTTGTTTGTATTATACATTTCAATATTATTGGGTGCCTTTGGTCTTGTTCCGGGTAAAAGTGAATTAAAGGCTATTAATAATTATACGGCTTCTGAGGTTTATAGTCAGGACAGTGTTTTATTAGGTAAATATTTTATTCAAAACCGCACCAATGCAGAGTTCGAAGATTTACCCGATCACTTGATTAATGCACTGGTTTCAACTGAAGACGCACGTTTTTATGAGCATAAGGGCGTAGATTTCGTGAGTTTTATCCGGGTATTGATATTGTCGATTATTTTGAATGATGATTCAGGTGGAGGAAGTACCATCACCCAGCAATTAGCCAAAAACCTTTACCAACGTAAAGATTATGGACCTTTAACCATGCCTGTAAACAAATTCCGCGAAATGATTTTAGCAGGTCGTTTGGAAGATGTTTATACCAAAAATGAAATTCTGACCTTATATTTTAATACAGTTCCCTTTGGGGAAGATTGTTACGGTATTGAAGCCGGAACACTTCGTTTTTTTAATTGCAAACCGGCTCAACTCACTATTGAACAAAGTGCGGTTTTAGTGGGATTATTAAAAGCAAATACCACTTATAATCCGCGTTTACATCCTGATGAATCGATGATTCGGAGAAATACGGTTTTGAATTTAATGGTTGCGCATGAAAATCAATACCTCACGCAAGCTTCAGCAGATAGCCTCAAAAAACTACCGCTAGAATTAAATTACCGTCGTGAAAGTGCAAGTGAAGGATTGGCGCCGTATTTCAGAGAGTTTTTAAAAGGCGAATTAGAAAAATGGGCGGAAGCTAATCCAAAAGAAGATGGCAGTAAATGGGATATTTATAAAGACGGATTAAAAATTTATACTTCCATTAACGGCAAGCTGCAGCAATATGCCGAAGAAGGTATGCAGGAGCATATGACTTACCTGCAAAAACAATTTGATAAAAGCTGGGGCAAAACCGAACCATGGAAAAACAGTAAAGCTGATGTAGTTGCGGCCGCGAGAAAAAGAAGTTCCCGCTATCAGGGCTTAAAAGATCAAGGCTACAGCGATAAGGGAATAACCAAAATTTTTGATGAGCCTGTTGAAACCAGTGTATTTACCTGGGCCGGCCAAACAGACACAACGATGACGCCAAATGATTCGTTGAAACATCATCTTATGTTTATGCAAACCGGATTTATGGCAATGGAACCAAAAACCGGATATGTTTTAGTTTGGGTTGGCGGAATTGATCATCATTTTTTTAAATATGACCATGTAACTTCAAAACGACAGGTAGGCAGCACATTTAAACCTATTGTTTATGCAACTGCAATTGAACAAGGAATTAGCCCTTGCGAATATTTCCCTAACAAAAAAATAACTTACGAGCAGTACAAATGGACACCGGGAAATTCGGATGGTGAATATGGCGGATATTATTCGATGATGGGTGGATTGACACATTCTGTAAACACCATTGCTGCAGGAATTATTATGAAAACAGGTGTTGGTCCTGTTGTAGATGAAGCCCGAAAAATGGGTATTACCAGCGATTTACCAAAAGTGCCTTCCATTGCTTTGGGAACACCGAGTATATCGCTGCAGGAAATGGTAACTGCTTATGGATGTTTTGCCAATAGAGGTTTACGTGCCGACCCACAATATTTAGTGCGCATTGAAACTGCACAAGGTGAAATATTATTTGAACATGAAGACATTAAAAAAACCAGAGCTTTGAGTCAGGAAACGGCTGATTTAATGATTCAGATCATGAAAAGTGTTGTAAATAACGGAACAGCTAGTCGTTTGAGAGGAACCTACGGTCTTGGTATGGATCTGGCCGGTAAAACCGGAACTACACAAAATAATACGGATGGCTGGTTTATCGGCTATAATTCGCGTATTGTTGCCGGTGCCTGGGTTGGTGCTGAAGATCCTGGTATAAGATGGCGTTCAACAGCTATGGGACAAGGTGCTGCAACTGCTTTACCTATTTTCGGTAAGTTCATGTATAAGAGCAGTCACGACCCTAAAACACGAAAATATGTAACAGGAGGATTTACGGCAGCACCGGATTCGGTAATGGCGAATTTAAATTGTGCCATGTGGATTCCGGATTCCATAAATACAGATTCACTGGGATTTTTCCCTAAAATAATCGGAAATATTAAAGAGTTTCTCAATAAAACCGGTCAGGATAGTTTGATTGAAAAATATCCCGGCGCAGAAGAGTAA
- a CDS encoding hotdog fold thioesterase codes for MSIWFNKNLQLNDFAHWSKNTLGDHIGIEFIEIGDDYLIAKMPVDHRTHQPYGLLHGGASVALAETIGSVAAALVVDDSKFITLGIEINANHIKSVRSGFVYGKASPLHLGGSIHVWEIKIEDAEHNLICISRLTVAIRRK; via the coding sequence ATGTCGATTTGGTTTAATAAAAATCTGCAATTAAACGATTTTGCCCATTGGAGCAAAAATACACTTGGTGATCATATTGGTATTGAATTTATAGAAATTGGCGATGATTATTTGATCGCAAAAATGCCTGTTGACCACAGAACACATCAGCCTTACGGATTATTACATGGTGGGGCTTCAGTTGCTCTTGCTGAAACAATTGGTAGTGTTGCCGCTGCATTGGTAGTTGATGATTCAAAATTTATTACCCTGGGTATAGAAATAAATGCCAATCATATTAAAAGTGTTCGCTCCGGTTTTGTTTATGGTAAAGCCAGCCCCTTACATCTTGGTGGAAGTATACATGTTTGGGAAATAAAAATTGAAGATGCCGAACATAATTTAATTTGTATCAGCCGACTAACGGTTGCTATCAGAAGAAAATAA
- a CDS encoding YbjQ family protein produces MIVTTTNNIEGHNISSYLGIITGETIIGANLFRDIFASVRDVVGGRSGAYEEVLREAKDTALREMTQKATEMGADAVVGVDLDYETIRNGMLMVTASGTAVKLG; encoded by the coding sequence ATGATCGTTACAACCACAAACAACATTGAAGGACACAACATTTCAAGCTATTTGGGCATTATAACGGGTGAAACCATAATTGGCGCCAACCTGTTCAGGGACATTTTTGCCAGCGTACGCGATGTAGTTGGGGGCCGTTCAGGAGCATATGAGGAGGTGCTGCGCGAAGCAAAAGACACTGCATTGCGTGAAATGACTCAAAAAGCCACAGAAATGGGTGCTGATGCGGTTGTAGGCGTAGATTTAGACTACGAAACCATTCGCAATGGTATGTTGATGGTAACTGCCAGTGGAACTGCTGTAAAACTGGGGTAA
- a CDS encoding acyl-CoA thioesterase, with protein MDTLQNRIDKSITHTVKAIFPNTTNHYDTLFGGTALMWMDEVAFITATRFSRQKMVTVSSDRVDFKKPVPAGTIAELIARVSHVGTTSLLIKVEVYLEQMYADEREKAMEGTFTFVAIDDNKQPVKIKY; from the coding sequence ATGGATACTTTACAGAATAGAATTGATAAATCAATTACGCATACCGTTAAAGCAATTTTCCCCAACACAACCAATCATTATGATACATTATTTGGTGGAACAGCATTAATGTGGATGGATGAAGTTGCATTTATTACCGCAACCCGCTTCAGCCGCCAGAAAATGGTAACCGTTTCCAGCGACAGGGTTGACTTTAAAAAACCGGTTCCCGCCGGCACCATAGCTGAACTTATAGCCCGTGTAAGCCACGTTGGCACTACAAGTCTGCTCATAAAAGTAGAAGTCTACCTCGAACAAATGTATGCCGATGAGCGTGAAAAGGCCATGGAAGGCACTTTCACCTTCGTTGCCATCGATGATAATAAACAGCCGGTAAAAATCAAATATTAA
- a CDS encoding DUF547 domain-containing protein, producing MKKVFLIILCTVGTFIFTASGENPDSNENAQITAVAPAGLDDFFAATNTFLGKYVAEGKVDYAAIKAEGTTISKLYETIGSADLSAADKNTKTAFYLNAYNIIVIQSVIKNMPVAKPTDIKGFFDATKHNVAGSYMTLNDIENNKLRPDARVHFSLVCAAKGCPKIASEAFMPETVDAQLTALTKKAMNDASFIKVDNTNKVVKISQIFEWYNPDFVKASGSPLAFINTYRDSKIPEGYKVEYYTYDWSLNSK from the coding sequence ATGAAAAAAGTATTTCTGATTATCCTTTGTACTGTTGGTACATTTATTTTTACTGCTTCCGGTGAAAATCCCGATTCAAATGAAAATGCTCAAATTACTGCTGTTGCTCCTGCGGGTTTAGATGATTTTTTTGCTGCAACGAACACGTTTTTAGGCAAATATGTTGCTGAAGGTAAAGTAGATTATGCCGCAATTAAAGCTGAAGGCACAACAATTTCAAAATTATATGAAACGATTGGTTCAGCAGATTTAAGTGCTGCGGATAAAAACACCAAAACCGCATTTTATTTGAATGCTTATAATATTATTGTAATTCAGTCTGTAATTAAAAATATGCCTGTTGCAAAACCAACGGATATTAAAGGATTTTTTGACGCAACGAAACATAATGTTGCCGGCAGTTATATGACTTTAAACGATATTGAAAACAATAAATTACGACCTGACGCGCGCGTGCATTTTTCATTAGTTTGTGCTGCCAAAGGTTGCCCTAAAATTGCTTCCGAAGCATTTATGCCAGAAACAGTGGATGCACAGTTAACTGCACTTACAAAAAAAGCAATGAATGATGCTTCATTTATTAAAGTAGATAACACAAACAAAGTAGTTAAAATTTCGCAGATATTTGAATGGTATAATCCGGATTTTGTAAAAGCTTCGGGCAGTCCGTTAGCATTTATAAATACCTACCGTGATTCAAAAATACCTGAAGGTTATAAAGTAGAATATTATACTTACGACTGGAGTTTGAATAGTAAATAA
- a CDS encoding T9SS type A sorting domain-containing protein, translating into MVFNITNPNSPYFVQYITDRDFAFTPAAGVGGGQGPEGILFINAKNSPNGKNLLVVSNEVSGSISIFETDNTCGSSKVLICYSGTTYCVKPATASTLIALGGTYGSCEGGRFAEEEIALDLTGSPIQIYPNPAQDVIHLVTNDSDDNIKQITIVDITGKVVLQEEITLQSNNPIVDINISKLPSGIYLVNIQHDGGNSTNKIIVE; encoded by the coding sequence ATGGTATTTAACATTACCAATCCAAACAGTCCTTATTTTGTGCAATATATTACCGACCGCGATTTTGCTTTTACACCTGCTGCAGGCGTTGGTGGCGGTCAGGGACCGGAAGGTATTTTATTTATTAATGCAAAGAACAGCCCTAATGGGAAAAATTTATTAGTTGTTTCAAATGAAGTTAGTGGATCAATCAGCATTTTTGAAACAGATAATACATGTGGGTCAAGCAAGGTGCTTATTTGTTATTCAGGAACTACTTATTGTGTTAAACCAGCAACTGCAAGCACACTTATCGCTTTAGGCGGAACTTATGGTTCATGTGAAGGCGGCAGATTTGCAGAAGAAGAAATTGCTTTAGATTTAACAGGTTCACCTATTCAAATTTATCCTAACCCTGCACAAGATGTAATTCATTTGGTGACCAACGATTCTGATGATAATATTAAACAAATTACCATAGTAGATATAACAGGTAAGGTTGTATTACAGGAAGAAATCACACTGCAATCAAACAACCCCATCGTTGATATTAATATTTCAAAATTACCATCCGGTATTTATTTGGTGAATATTCAGCACGATGGCGGAAATAGTACAAACAAAATTATAGTAGAGTAA
- a CDS encoding VCBS repeat-containing protein: protein MPENSFSILRNISYSGNTGFNIENPITCAGVSDIALCDYNQDGLFDIMTLANGMGWNIAQIFKNKTTAQGRYVFSAPQAVAVSGSHFEISDFDNNGSDDIAAVNPRNNKIAIAYNTNATSKYFQQTDVFCGEDGYTTLEWKMNAEPANAEYVIERTDNGTDFVRVTSIQSNTNNPNKQYNYTVNENIPTATGYRIKLVSSNTVTEYSELYLIEPCDNAVTDFVCVFPNPVEKLMNFQFSVKAAMDLHFEIMDDKMQPVMEKSETITPGTRTYTLDIDQLAKGSYLLAVRFGNLAPKVCRFEKL from the coding sequence TTGCCGGAAAATAGTTTTAGTATCCTGAGAAATATTTCTTATTCAGGCAACACCGGATTTAATATTGAAAATCCAATTACTTGCGCAGGTGTTAGCGACATTGCGTTATGTGATTATAATCAGGATGGCTTATTTGATATCATGACCCTTGCAAACGGAATGGGTTGGAATATCGCACAAATATTTAAAAATAAAACTACAGCTCAGGGTCGTTATGTATTTAGTGCTCCGCAGGCAGTAGCCGTTTCAGGTAGCCATTTTGAAATAAGCGATTTTGATAATAATGGAAGCGACGATATTGCAGCCGTAAATCCGCGTAACAATAAAATTGCCATTGCTTATAATACAAATGCAACAAGTAAATATTTTCAGCAGACAGATGTTTTTTGTGGTGAAGATGGTTATACAACGCTGGAATGGAAAATGAACGCAGAACCTGCAAATGCAGAATATGTTATTGAAAGAACAGATAATGGTACAGATTTTGTCCGGGTTACATCAATTCAATCGAATACCAATAACCCAAACAAACAATATAATTATACCGTAAATGAAAATATTCCAACTGCAACAGGATACAGAATCAAACTTGTTAGTTCCAATACTGTAACTGAATATTCCGAATTATATTTAATTGAACCGTGCGACAATGCAGTTACCGATTTTGTTTGTGTATTTCCAAACCCCGTTGAAAAATTAATGAATTTTCAATTTAGCGTTAAAGCGGCTATGGATTTACACTTTGAAATAATGGATGACAAAATGCAACCGGTAATGGAAAAATCAGAAACCATTACACCCGGCACAAGAACTTATACACTCGATATAGACCAACTTGCTAAAGGTTCCTATCTTTTGGCTGTCAGATTTGGCAACCTTGCGCCTAAAGTTTGTCGCTTTGAAAAATTGTAG
- a CDS encoding VCBS repeat-containing protein: MDGDGNIDIIAATATGVIVYSGKGNGFEFTVSYTGSKYVAVGGMDIGDLDGDYLPEIVLSHCRKIVLVS, encoded by the coding sequence ATGGATGGTGATGGCAATATTGATATTATCGCCGCCACTGCAACAGGAGTTATTGTGTATTCAGGAAAAGGAAATGGTTTCGAATTTACTGTATCCTATACCGGTAGTAAATATGTTGCTGTTGGAGGAATGGATATCGGTGATTTGGATGGCGATTATCTTCCTGAAATTGTACTCAGTCATTGCCGGAAAATAGTTTTAGTATCCTGA
- a CDS encoding VCBS repeat-containing protein, which yields MKRTLTPIMKNLHATLVFATCTTLVSAMPGAAEGQTSAASDAIVATTETAGFLQSADIDGDGMLDLVSGVNGNNSVQIFLNSTVAATGASSDPGTSSTVNLSTPYSNMYFADLNRDRLPELISSENSSASMLVQFNKSTSGKAAFAEGNPFNLKLPAQLFFACDMNMDGYQDIIAATGNQLEILKNNTTAKVEQ from the coding sequence ATGAAGAGAACCCTGACACCAATAATGAAAAACCTACATGCCACACTGGTTTTTGCTACCTGCACCACTTTAGTAAGTGCTATGCCGGGAGCTGCTGAAGGGCAGACTAGCGCTGCATCTGACGCAATAGTGGCAACAACTGAAACCGCAGGATTTTTGCAAAGTGCAGATATTGATGGCGACGGAATGCTTGACCTGGTTTCGGGTGTTAATGGCAACAACAGTGTGCAAATTTTCCTCAATTCCACAGTCGCGGCAACAGGTGCAAGCAGTGATCCGGGAACCTCCAGCACAGTTAACTTATCCACACCATATTCCAACATGTATTTTGCCGATTTAAACCGTGATCGTTTACCGGAATTAATCAGCTCAGAAAATTCATCGGCCTCTATGTTGGTGCAGTTTAATAAATCAACTTCCGGCAAAGCAGCTTTTGCTGAAGGCAATCCGTTTAACCTCAAACTGCCGGCTCAATTGTTTTTTGCCTGTGATATGAATATGGATGGTTACCAGGATATTATCGCTGCCACAGGTAATCAGCTTGAAATTTTAAAAAATAATACCACTGCAAAGGTGGAGCAATAG
- a CDS encoding esterase family protein, whose product MKLQSAEHVKTVSTSIRSSFLNRDVTLSILLPPFYEQKPYPVLWLNDGQDIASMQLTNILDDLYQQQVIKHMLVVGIHANEDRLQEYGSSATPDFKNRGAKAGLYAEFLVSELMPYIRNNYSVSRDKRKNVIAGWSMGGLSAIDIAWHFNTSFGKVGVFSGSLWWRLKAYNRGYKDDKHRIIHQLIRNTPKREGLRFWFECGTNDENADRNKNGLIDSIDDTIDFIQELKQKGYNEQHDIQFVIVKNGEHNQQTWSEIMPFFLTWAFGV is encoded by the coding sequence ATGAAGTTGCAGTCTGCCGAACACGTAAAAACAGTATCAACAAGCATCAGGTCATCCTTCCTGAACCGTGATGTGACACTTTCTATACTGCTGCCACCGTTTTACGAACAAAAACCTTATCCGGTTCTGTGGCTTAACGATGGGCAGGATATTGCTTCCATGCAACTCACCAATATTCTCGACGATTTATATCAGCAACAGGTTATTAAACACATGCTGGTAGTTGGTATTCACGCCAATGAAGACCGACTGCAGGAATACGGCAGCAGCGCTACCCCCGACTTTAAAAACCGCGGCGCCAAAGCAGGATTATACGCTGAGTTTCTGGTTAGCGAACTCATGCCATACATCAGAAACAACTACAGTGTTTCCCGCGATAAACGCAAAAATGTGATAGCAGGGTGGAGTATGGGCGGACTTAGTGCCATCGACATTGCATGGCATTTTAATACCAGTTTTGGCAAAGTTGGTGTGTTTAGTGGTAGTTTATGGTGGCGTTTAAAGGCTTATAACAGAGGATATAAAGACGATAAACACCGAATCATCCACCAATTAATTCGAAATACACCTAAGCGCGAAGGATTGCGTTTCTGGTTTGAATGCGGCACGAATGATGAAAACGCCGACCGCAATAAAAACGGTTTAATTGATTCCATCGACGATACCATCGATTTTATTCAGGAATTGAAACAAAAAGGATATAACGAACAACATGATATTCAGTTTGTAATTGTAAAAAATGGCGAACACAATCAGCAAACCTGGAGCGAAATTATGCCGTTTTTCTTAACCTGGGCTTTTGGCGTTTAG
- a CDS encoding esterase translates to MEMLTFGTKGFPIIIFPTSMGMHNENNDFKLIESIGWFIETGMIKVYCPDSIDKHSWYNKQASAPDRVLNHMLYDRMLVEELVPVMQNETGYTKVGAAGCSFGGYHALNFAFRHPDLVSVMISLHAKFDITGQLDKHYDDNVYFNNPPDYLPGLTDENMWKMQIFLGSAEFDMCLDANYQMAHLLGVKNIPHTLEVVPGEKHDWPCWRQQLPRFLSLINYDTLNL, encoded by the coding sequence ATGGAAATGTTAACCTTTGGTACGAAAGGATTTCCAATCATCATTTTCCCGACTTCAATGGGCATGCACAATGAAAACAACGATTTTAAATTGATTGAATCCATTGGTTGGTTTATAGAAACCGGAATGATTAAAGTGTATTGCCCTGACAGTATCGACAAACATAGTTGGTATAATAAGCAGGCTTCTGCACCGGATCGTGTGTTAAATCACATGTTGTACGACAGGATGCTTGTGGAGGAATTGGTTCCTGTAATGCAAAATGAAACCGGTTATACAAAAGTTGGTGCTGCGGGTTGCAGTTTTGGCGGTTATCATGCGCTGAATTTTGCATTTCGTCATCCTGATTTGGTGTCAGTTATGATTTCCTTACATGCAAAATTTGATATAACCGGCCAATTGGATAAACATTATGATGATAATGTTTACTTTAATAATCCGCCTGATTATTTACCGGGATTAACAGATGAAAACATGTGGAAGATGCAGATATTCTTAGGTTCTGCGGAATTCGACATGTGTTTGGATGCCAACTATCAGATGGCACATTTGCTGGGTGTAAAAAATATTCCGCATACTTTAGAAGTAGTGCCGGGTGAAAAACACGATTGGCCTTGCTGGCGTCAACAATTACCAAGATTTTTATCTTTGATAAATTACGATACCCTTAACCTTTAA
- a CDS encoding carboxylate-amine ligase, with protein sequence MSLYKDFTLGIEEEFQIIDPETRDLSHRKHHIIENGAKYDVDIKAEMHQSVVEVATSICKDMKDARNQVVKLRKIIADLADKDNLKIAAAGTHPFASWEEQLITNHPRYQEIVNEMQEAARSNLIFGLHVHIGMPSRDVAVFMMNSLRYFLPHIFALSTNSPFWEGRDTGFKSFRTKVFDKFPRTGIPDVFNDASHFDNFVALLVKTNCIDNGKKIWWDLRVHPYFNTIEFRMCDIPLRVDETLALAALMQAITAKLFKLMKSNIGWRNYDRALIQENKWRAARYGISGKLIDFGKQEEVDTTALLLEFLDFVDDVVDELGSRQELENIKWMLQNGTGADRQLAHYYANDRNFNSLVDFMIQESYVGL encoded by the coding sequence ATGAGTTTATACAAAGATTTTACGCTTGGCATAGAAGAAGAATTTCAGATAATAGATCCTGAAACCAGAGATTTATCACATCGCAAACATCATATAATTGAAAATGGTGCGAAATACGATGTTGATATAAAGGCAGAGATGCATCAAAGTGTTGTAGAAGTTGCAACCAGCATTTGCAAGGACATGAAGGATGCAAGAAATCAGGTTGTTAAGCTGCGCAAAATAATTGCTGATCTTGCAGATAAGGATAATTTAAAAATTGCTGCTGCAGGAACACATCCATTTGCATCGTGGGAAGAACAATTAATTACGAATCATCCGCGCTATCAGGAAATTGTAAATGAAATGCAAGAAGCTGCGCGTAGTAATTTAATTTTTGGATTACACGTGCACATTGGTATGCCTTCGCGTGATGTTGCAGTATTTATGATGAATTCGTTACGTTATTTTTTACCGCATATTTTCGCATTAAGCACCAACTCTCCTTTTTGGGAAGGCAGAGATACCGGATTTAAATCGTTCAGGACAAAAGTGTTTGATAAATTTCCAAGAACGGGTATTCCGGATGTGTTTAATGATGCCAGTCACTTCGATAATTTTGTAGCCTTATTGGTAAAAACAAATTGTATTGATAATGGCAAAAAAATATGGTGGGATTTACGCGTGCATCCATATTTTAACACGATTGAATTCAGAATGTGTGATATACCGCTGCGTGTAGATGAAACATTGGCGCTGGCAGCTTTAATGCAAGCAATTACTGCTAAATTATTTAAGCTGATGAAAAGTAATATCGGTTGGAGAAATTATGACCGTGCTTTAATTCAGGAAAATAAATGGCGCGCGGCGAGATATGGTATCAGTGGAAAATTAATCGATTTCGGTAAACAGGAAGAAGTTGACACTACTGCATTACTACTTGAATTCCTCGATTTTGTAGATGATGTTGTTGATGAATTAGGCAGCCGTCAGGAATTGGAGAATATTAAATGGATGCTTCAAAATGGCACCGGTGCTGACCGTCAGCTTGCACATTATTATGCAAACGACCGCAATTTTAATTCGTTGGTTGATTTTATGATTCAGGAAAGTTATGTTGGATTATAA